agaggcagtgactggcccagggtcacccagtgagcttcatggctgactggggatttgaactctggtcttcgacgtcctagtctgacactctaccCACTATAACACGCCAACTCTCAAGTCAGACTTTGTGAAGCAGCCTTCtacaacctggtgtcctccagatactttggactgcaactcctgtcAGTTGCTGATGTAAGTTGAAGTCCAACGAAACATCCGCTTGATGGCAGATAACCTGGAAATTGTTGGAGAGTTTCTGCTTCACATAGTAAGCACACCCTTTACCTAGTACTCCTGATCAATACAATATTATTAAAACAGCACAAAAGCCTGTTGGCTGGAGGCAAAATTAAGATTGAGGGGACACATCAGAAATGCAAGCCAGCCAAGAGAGAATCTCGCCACTAAGAGCTTTTTACCTTCCTCCTTAGACAGTTTCTCTCCTAGATTCATCAACTTGGCCCTCAGCTCTGCCACTGAAATGAATCCCGTCTTGTTCCTGTCTGCCATCAACATGGCCAAGAGGATTTCGTTCTTGGGATCTTCTTGCTGCATTTGCCGGTACATGATGGTCAGGAAAGTTGAGAAATCCATTTCTCCAGTCCTGTCTGGAAACCAGAAGAAAGATTGGGTAGTCTGCTTGAATCAGTGGTTTCTTGTGCCTAACAGGGCCCTATGAAGGGGATTAAGCAATCCACCATGGCTCATCAGGATTGGGACCTAAGATTTTCAATTTGTTCATAAACTAACTAGACCTAGGGATGGTCAGTTTGCTAATGACACCAAGTGGTTCACAGATGTAAGGAGAAAAAAGAGAGTTGCAAGGAactccaaaaggacctctccaaactgactGGGCATTGAAATGTTGAATGCAATTCAAAGTAAagaagtgtaaagtgatgcacattggAAACTTTCCCccctaatttcacatatatgttTATAGGGTTTGAACAGACAGTGatggggaaaccaagccttgtgaggaaccaTGGAgagagttggggatgtttagcctggtaaagggGGGGACTGAggggagacatgatagccatcttccaataatctgaagggctgtcacatggaagagggagcaagcttattttctgctgctccagagggtaggaatttgaataacaagaaaggagattctgactaaacatgaaGAACTGTCTGAGAGTATGAGTGGTTggacagtagaatggactccgtcagaaggtggtggactctactggaagtttttaaaaagagtttggatggccatctgccagggattattgagctgtgattcctgcattgcaggaggttggactagacaacTCTTTagctcccttccaactttatttgACTCCAAAAGAGCAGGAGAGAATCACCTTAGCCaggtgcgtagcaagggaggggcgtaaggggcgggccgcccctagctccactcgcGTGGGGACAGCGCCCCCCGGCCCCTGgaccgcccctcgcctccgcccaagcaggaagaaaaagagcgtgctatggagcgggttgccgggcgcCGGCAAACCGCTCCATAgtgtgctctgcttcagagcgcgccGGCCCCCCGggtggactgtgcatgtgcgtgcTGCGGAgagacgccccgcccccaggggtgccgccctgggcagccaagcggcaccgttcaccACTGACCTTACCGTAGCTAACCTTGCTTTAAGCATTAAAACACACTAGCTCTCTAACCCTTGGAAAGAAGCACCTGACGAAGAATTTTGGGGTGGGATCTAAGTAATTGGTACAGGCTGCCTTTGCAAGAGAGTGTTTATTAAAGCACTGACTATGCCTACCCTTTACTTACCAACTTTCTGCAGCTGAAGGTGCCTGGCCACTTCTCCGGGGGTGGGACTGCTCCCCAGACAGCGCATAACAGTGATGAGATCACTGGCATTGATCTTGCCTTTATGCTTCTTATCGTAGAGAGAAAAACATTCTTTGAACTCTAATCGggaaaaaggagaggaagaaacCCAGTTTCACTGACACACCCAAAAGGAGATGTGTgtaacctttgaccctccagatgtttctggactgcaactcccataactACCCCTGGCCATTATCTATGCTTACTGAGGCCTCAGAAAGGCACGTCAGTGCTAAGGAGAAATGACAGAAACTAGCTACCTTCTA
The Zootoca vivipara chromosome 14, rZooViv1.1, whole genome shotgun sequence DNA segment above includes these coding regions:
- the CALML4 gene encoding calmodulin-like protein 4; the encoded protein is MAKFLSQDQINEFKECFSLYDKKHKGKINASDLITVMRCLGSSPTPGEVARHLQLQKVDRTGEMDFSTFLTIMYRQMQQEDPKNEILLAMLMADRNKTGFISVAELRAKLMNLGEKLSKEEVDNLLKEAKVGHNGIVRYEDLVQSITLPVADY